The Candidatus Hydrogenedentota bacterium genome contains the following window.
CCGGCGACCATTCCCAGGCCTCGCTGGAAATATGTCCGTCACACCAAACCACGTTAACGCGCCCAAAATGACGAAAATGTAAGGTCGGCGACATATAGGACGCGTCGGGGTAGCCGCGGGGATGTTCATAAGACACGGATTTGGGCGGCTCGATAAAGCTGTATTCAAGAATGGAGCCGTCCCGGGGCATGGCGGCGTCGGCAAACATCAGGGTCTGCGACGGGTTGGCGATGGCAATATCTATCATCCCTTGACGCACCGCCTGAACCAAATCCTTTTTGATGCTCAGTTGCGACCCCACATAGGCCATGTTATAGCCGTAGCCGCCGGAGCCTCCTTCAAAGACATCCGGCGCGTCTCCATGCTTCACATATTCACTGAACAAAGGACATTCTTTTACCCGCCCATCGGCGATGTATTGGGCAATAGCGCCGGAGCGGGAATCAAAGGGCGTGGCAGCGTTAGGCGTTTCCCGGCTGCCATGCCACCGCTTGCGCCCGCCGAAATTATCGGGGTCGCTGCCGGGCAGCATAAAATCATAGAGATCCGCCGCCGCCGGCATATAATGACCGTTATGCTCAGCTGCGTACATGGTATTTGCCAGATAGAGTTGGCGCAGGTTGTTGATGCAATGGGTGTTCCGTGCATGGGCACGGGCACGGGACAGGGCAGGCAACAATAAGGCGGCCAAGATGCCTATGATCGCAATGACCACCAAGAGTTCAATGAGCGTGAACCCGAAACGCAACCGAAGATCTGCGCGCAAAACCCTTTTCATCGAACTTGCCTCGACGGAGCAAGGAAGCGCCTCGCGCCCAACACGGTCACCATCACTATGATGAGAAGGAGGCCCAGCACGCCCACGACGGGTACAGGAACCACATCAAAAAGGAAGACGGCACTTCCGATCAGCTCCGTCGCTTCGGGATCTGCATATAAATCAAGGAAGAGCCGGGCGATGTCGTCATTGCCGGCCGTATCAATGCGAAGGGAAAAGCTGAGGCTGCCGTTGATCGGAAGCAACTGGAACCCGGGCAAGTCGGGGCGGGCGTCACTGCCCAGGAGCTGCCCTCCCTCCACGACGAGCGTAAGGGTCTGATGCGCCGCCAAGGGATTGCCGAAAGCGTCTGTAATCTGATCGCTGATGAAGGCGGCGGGGCCCGGTGCCTTTTGATTGGGGTACAAGGGATAAATTTCCACAGGTCCGGTGGCAGCGCCCGGGTCAATGGGCAGCGCCAATTTTCCATGGAGCAAACTATCTTGAGAAATGGCCGTGATCCATGCCGTGCCCGCCTGCGTCTCGCAGCGCAGCTCAAATTGGATCACACCCGCCATCGCGGCAATCTGGATGCCCGGCGCGCCCCCGTCCATGTCCGCGCTGACGATTGTGCCCAGTGTCGTGGACACGGTGAAGAGCGTCCCATCAGGGACCACCGTGTCGTCCGAAGCCAAGATGACGCCGCTCGTCACGGGGACGAGCGTCCCGGGTGCGCCCACCTGTCCCCGCTCCAAAGCGGCGTTCAGCAGGATTTCTCCGCCATGGGTGGAACCGTCGCCGCTGCCCGGCGGCGCCGCCACAAGAAACAAGCCGGCGTATTGGCTGCGGAAGTGGATCAGATTGGCGTCCACATCCCTCACAATATCCTCTATAGCGGCTTGGGTGAATTGGGAGCCGTCATAACGGAAGGGCTGCAGCGCTGCCTCATCAAGCCCTGCGATTTCATCCGCTGTATAGGCAATCGTGAATCGGGCGTGCTGCACTTGTGCGGCGGCGAAATCGGGCTCGCTGCTGCTGAACAAGCGGCATGCGCCACTTTTTTCCAAGCCGGCAAGGGTAAGTTCAGGCGCGGGATCGTCGGCATCCTCAATATCCACGATACAATTGAAGGGTCGTGCCCCTGTGCGCAGCCCCGAAGAATAGAGGCTGATTGCATTGCCCCCACTGTCGGCAGCGGTACCTAAGAGCGTCCCTGCCGGGCTGCCGCCGTAGACCTCAGGTATTTCAAGGGCGAGCACCGTACTTTCCGGACGTAAGGGGTCAGTCCCGCTCACGCGGATCTCGTAGTCATCGAGAATACCATCGCCGTCCGTGTCTAAGTCGCGCGCCACAGCGGCAACACCGCCGATCTCGGGCGAGACAATGCCCAGCGCGCCATCTACAGCGTTGATAAAAGCTGAAATACGCAGGAAATGGAATCGGCTGATGCCTGCAGGATCGCCCGTTTCATCGACCGGCACCGCCCAACGGATATCGAAGGCATCGCCGCCGCCGCTGCCCGGCGTCAGCCCCACCGTGAAAGGATCGTCGGGGCGCATATAATTATCCAAATACTCCTGAACCGTCGGGTTCAGCTCGGCATAGCCCCAATCATATTCCGTGCCGTCTGTGTTCGGGTTGAGAATATTGCCTGCCAGCGGCGGATTCGGATTGGCCATACCCCAAGGAAGCACACTGCGATCCAGACCGCGGCTGCCCGGAATGAGGTACCACGGATCATCGGCAATGCCGTTGCCGTTCACATCCTCACTAATTTCGACCAAGGCGGGCTCACACCATTTGCGATAGGGATTGCCGCCCGCCCAAAAGCTGTTGCTGTAAATGATGAAATCATAACCGTCTATGTTGTCGGGATGATCCTCAACAGGCGTGGTGAATTTCAACAACACATAGCTGCCGGGCGCAGGACCGGGACGCCCCAAGGAATGTATCTTGCTGTTGTTCACCGCGTAGACGCTTCCGCCAACCGGAGCGCCTAAATCATGTTTAGGCTGATTGAATCCGGGAACGGGATCGAGGGCATTAAAAGAAAGGAGGGTGTCGGCCCAAGGCGGTGTTGCAAAAGCAACTGAAAACGAAACAGAAACAACAAAAGAGAAAAGGAAAAGAATACCCGGGATCCGACACCCCAAAGGACAATAAGCATTACACGACATTGAAAAACACTCCTTTCTGTTGTCCGTCGCAACAGGTTCGGCACGGTGAAACAATTCCGCCATGCACGGAACAATAAGGCGATGTCGGCAGGTCTTCGGGCTTACAGGCACGGTCTCTTGGACCATCTGGGGGCGCCGCTTCCCAGCCGCAAACTGACTGCGGCCAGTGCGTAGGATGCGCCCTTCGTTCCTGTTTACCGCTGCGGGACAGCTCCAGCATTTAACCGGATTCCCTCTTAGCGCTGATAGAAACTCGTACAGCGAACCGACAAGCGTATCATAACAAATTTTTGAATTTTAGACAAACGGGGCGCCCGAGCCGCACCTCGAAACAAGGCATACACACACACGATTCTTTTTGAAAACACAACCGCCTTTTTAAGGAATAGGCGCTTCATTTTTCCGGTTATCCTCTTAAAAAGGAGCCCCGTCATGACTTTAATACTCTCTTATGCGTTTATGGCCGCCTTATACGGCGCTTTCGATGAAAATACCCCTGCCCTATCCCCCGAAGAAGAAGCGGTCATCGTGCATAAAGCGACGGAACGGCCCTTCACCGGAAAATATCTGAACCACTGGGAAAAGGGCGTCTATCACTGCCGACGCTGCAACGCCCCCCTATACCGGGCAGACACTAAATTTGATGCCGGATGCGGGTGGCCCAGCTTCGACGACCAGATAAAGGGCGCCGTCAAACAAGTGCCCGATGCAGACGGACGGCGCACGGAAATTGTCTGCGCCCGCTGTGGCGGGCACCTTGGTCATGTTTTCTTTGGCGAAGGCTTCACCCCAAAAAATACCCGGCACTGCGTCAACTCCCTGTCCTTAACCTTTAGCGAAGGCGCGACAGACTCGGAGCCCGATTACAAACATCGCGCCCTCTTTGCAGGCGGTTGTTTCTGGGGCGTCGAATATCTCTTTCAAAATGAACCGGGTGTCCTCGCCACCCAAGTGGGATATGCAGGGGGACAGGTGGACAAGCCCACCTATGAACAGGTGTGCAGCGGCAATACGGGTCATGCCGAAGCGGTGGCCGTCTTTTATGATCCGCAAAAGACCAGCTTCGAAACCCTCGCCAAACATTTCTTCGAAATCCATGATCCCACGCAAAAAGATCGTCAAGGTCCCGACGTTGGCAGTCAATACCGCTCCGTCGCCTTTTATGACACAGACCAAGAACGGGACATCCTGCTGCGCCTCATCGAAGAACTGAAAGGTAAAGGCTTCGAAGTGGTCACCACCGTTGAGAAAGCGCCAATCTTCTGGCAAGCCGAAGACTACCACCGGCAGTACTACAACAAAACGGGAAAACGGCCCTATTGCCACCAGTATCAAAAACGCTTCTAGTTGATCTGAAACGGGATAAGAGCGTATTCTGTCGTAGAAGCGTTAAAATCGTGTTGTGGAGCACAAGGGGACGGCACCGCTAAGAACACTGTGCTGTTACCGCTCCAACTTCGTTCCCTTTCTTCCAAGGAAGGGACACACCTTGATGGGAGATTCCGTTATGACTGCTATGCTCACCCTCTGTATGCTCTTTTCCCAACTGACCGATAACCTAGCCGCTCGTGTAGACACCCTCCGTTTTCATGTGGAGCGGCTTGCCGCCATCACGGTAGAGGATGCGCTGCAGACAGAAAAAGAAGCGCGCCTAACAGCCTTGGAAGAAGCCCTTGCAAGCGAGATCAACGATGAAGAAGCCTTCAATGCCTGTTATGACGCCATCGATGAAGTCCGCCAATGGTTGTGGCAACATTCCAAACATCGTCCGGAAATCGCACAAGGAAGCTTTCAAGAACATGCCGAATTTTGGCGCATTAAAAACGACACGCTCACGGTGACCCTCGCACGTGACAACTTGGCCTTGACCGTAAACACGCGGGGACAACGCTGGCAATTCCAGCCCTCCGATGATCAGGATCTCGAATTTGACGAATTGAGTGCGGCGCTCTCACAGGCGAAGACCATCACAGCAGAAGCCTTCAACACCGGCTGCAGCATTGGCATGGCAATCACCTTCAGCGCCTTCGAGGCGCTGCCCGATTTCTCTCTATCCTGCGTGTTTCGCATCATGGATAGTGAACTCGTCATGGACATAACGGCGCAAGAGCCCACTGCTTCCCTGCAGTTTGTGAATTGGCCCAAGACGATCGTGCTCGACAAATCACCCGATACGCTGTCCGTGATCCCTCGAATGCAGGGTATGCTGCTGCCGGGAAATTGGGAGCAAACCATCAGCGCCGCGGACTTGTGCAATTCCCGCTCTTTCTACATGGCTTGGTGGGGACACCTGCAAAAATCAGCGGGAGTACAAGTTATTTTGGAGACCCCTATTGACGGCGGCGGCTACTACAAACATCGTAGTGGCGGGCCCACCCTCGCAGCGCCGCGCTGGTACAGCAGCCTTGGGAAACTGGACTATCAACGAACAATCCGTTATGTATTCGACGATGACACAAGTTATGTAAAAATGGCAAAACGATATCGCCGTTTCATGCAAGAAAAGGGCGAATTTGTA
Protein-coding sequences here:
- a CDS encoding type II secretion system protein, with the translated sequence MKRVLRADLRLRFGFTLIELLVVIAIIGILAALLLPALSRARAHARNTHCINNLRQLYLANTMYAAEHNGHYMPAAADLYDFMLPGSDPDNFGGRKRWHGSRETPNAATPFDSRSGAIAQYIADGRVKECPLFSEYVKHGDAPDVFEGGSGGYGYNMAYVGSQLSIKKDLVQAVRQGMIDIAIANPSQTLMFADAAMPRDGSILEYSFIEPPKSVSYEHPRGYPDASYMSPTLHFRHFGRVNVVWCDGHISSEAWEWSPETNVYGERNRRWSVGWFGPQNNFFFDNAPKKDYTQLLAARD
- a CDS encoding bifunctional methionine sulfoxide reductase B/A protein, with amino-acid sequence MTLILSYAFMAALYGAFDENTPALSPEEEAVIVHKATERPFTGKYLNHWEKGVYHCRRCNAPLYRADTKFDAGCGWPSFDDQIKGAVKQVPDADGRRTEIVCARCGGHLGHVFFGEGFTPKNTRHCVNSLSLTFSEGATDSEPDYKHRALFAGGCFWGVEYLFQNEPGVLATQVGYAGGQVDKPTYEQVCSGNTGHAEAVAVFYDPQKTSFETLAKHFFEIHDPTQKDRQGPDVGSQYRSVAFYDTDQERDILLRLIEELKGKGFEVVTTVEKAPIFWQAEDYHRQYYNKTGKRPYCHQYQKRF